From Microlunatus capsulatus, a single genomic window includes:
- a CDS encoding PH domain-containing protein codes for MGLPPKLLGTDEYEVLHTRTHAKAMVLPALALVLVGAGVGAGAALVPGDWRPGGQVAIALLGLVLAVFWTVLPFLRWRTTTYTLTNRRLVTRSGIVSKTSKDLPLSRVNDVSSERSLSDRVLGCGTLNVQTASEAGVIALVDVPEVEHVHQTMTQLLFGADDEGWPAHA; via the coding sequence GTGGGACTGCCGCCGAAGCTGCTCGGGACCGACGAGTACGAGGTCCTGCACACGCGCACGCACGCCAAGGCGATGGTCCTGCCGGCGCTCGCGCTCGTGCTGGTCGGGGCCGGCGTCGGGGCCGGGGCCGCGCTGGTGCCGGGGGACTGGCGCCCGGGCGGGCAGGTGGCGATCGCCCTGCTGGGCCTGGTGCTCGCGGTCTTCTGGACCGTCCTGCCCTTCCTGCGCTGGCGCACCACCACCTACACGCTGACCAACCGCCGGCTCGTCACCCGCAGCGGCATCGTCAGCAAGACCAGCAAGGACCTGCCGCTCAGCCGCGTCAACGACGTCTCCTCCGAGCGCAGCCTGTCCGACCGGGTGCTGGGCTGCGGGACGCTCAACGTGCAGACGGCCAGCGAGGCCGGGGTGATCGCCCTGGTGGACGTGCCGGAGGTCGAGCACGTGCACCAGACCATGACCCAGCTGCTGTTCGGGGCCGACGACGAGGGCTGGCCCGCGCACGCCTGA
- a CDS encoding acyl-CoA carboxylase subunit beta → MDHANPALDIHTTAGKLADLDQRIEQAVHAGSAAAVEKQHAKGKLTARERIELLLDEGSFTELDEFARHRSTAFGMAEKRPYGDGVVTGFGTVDDRPVCVFSQDVTIFGGSLGQVYGEKIVKIIDFALKTGCPLIGLNEGGGARIQEGVVSLGLYGEIFRRNTHASGVIPQISLIMGAAAGGHVYSPALTDFVVMVDQTSQMFITGPDVIKTVTGEDVTMEELGGGRTHNTKSGNAHYLAADEADAIDYVKALIGFLPQNNLEEAPVVEHEPSPAVTDDDRDLDALIPDSPNQPYDMHEVIRRVLDDGDFLEVQELFAPNILIGFGRVDGRSVGVVANQPLHFAGCLDIDASEKAARFVRTCDAFNIPVLTFVDVPGFLPGTDQEWNGIIRRGAKLIYAYAEATVPLVTVITRKAYGGAYDVMGSKHLGADFNLAWPTAQIAVMGAQGAVNILHRRELAGHPDPDARRAELITEYDDELANPYVAAERGYVDAVISPHETRVEITRVLRLLRTKRQTLPPKKHGNIPL, encoded by the coding sequence ATGGACCACGCCAACCCCGCTCTGGACATCCACACCACCGCCGGCAAGCTCGCGGACCTGGACCAGCGCATCGAGCAGGCCGTCCACGCCGGGTCCGCCGCCGCCGTCGAGAAGCAGCACGCCAAGGGCAAGCTGACCGCCCGCGAGCGGATCGAGCTGCTGCTCGACGAGGGCTCCTTCACCGAGCTCGACGAGTTCGCGCGGCACCGCTCGACGGCCTTCGGGATGGCGGAGAAGCGCCCCTACGGCGACGGCGTCGTCACCGGCTTCGGCACGGTCGACGACCGGCCGGTCTGCGTGTTCAGCCAGGACGTCACGATCTTCGGCGGCAGCCTCGGCCAGGTGTACGGCGAGAAGATCGTCAAGATCATCGACTTCGCCCTCAAGACGGGCTGCCCGCTGATCGGCCTCAACGAGGGCGGTGGCGCGCGCATCCAGGAGGGCGTGGTCTCGCTCGGCCTGTACGGGGAGATCTTCCGCCGCAACACCCACGCCAGCGGCGTGATCCCGCAGATCTCGCTGATCATGGGCGCGGCCGCCGGCGGGCACGTCTACTCCCCCGCGCTGACCGACTTCGTCGTCATGGTCGACCAGACCTCGCAGATGTTCATCACCGGCCCTGACGTGATCAAGACCGTCACCGGTGAGGACGTCACGATGGAGGAGCTGGGCGGCGGCCGGACCCACAACACGAAGTCCGGCAACGCGCACTACCTCGCCGCCGACGAGGCCGACGCCATCGACTACGTCAAGGCGCTCATCGGCTTCCTGCCGCAGAACAACCTCGAGGAGGCGCCGGTCGTCGAGCACGAGCCGTCCCCTGCGGTCACCGACGACGACCGCGACCTCGACGCCCTCATCCCCGACTCGCCCAACCAGCCCTACGACATGCACGAGGTGATCCGCCGCGTCCTCGACGACGGCGACTTCCTCGAGGTGCAGGAGCTGTTCGCGCCGAACATCCTCATCGGCTTCGGCCGGGTGGACGGCCGCTCCGTCGGCGTGGTGGCCAACCAGCCGCTGCACTTCGCCGGCTGCCTCGACATCGACGCCTCCGAGAAGGCGGCCCGGTTCGTCCGCACCTGCGACGCCTTCAACATCCCGGTGCTCACATTCGTCGACGTGCCCGGCTTCCTGCCCGGCACCGACCAGGAGTGGAACGGCATCATCCGCCGCGGCGCGAAGCTGATCTACGCCTACGCCGAGGCGACGGTCCCCCTCGTCACGGTCATCACGCGCAAGGCCTACGGCGGCGCCTACGACGTCATGGGCTCCAAGCACCTCGGCGCCGACTTCAACCTGGCCTGGCCGACGGCGCAGATCGCGGTGATGGGCGCCCAGGGCGCGGTCAACATCCTCCACCGGCGCGAGCTGGCCGGGCACCCGGACCCCGACGCCCGCCGCGCCGAGCTGATCACCGAGTACGACGACGAGCTGGCCAACCCCTACGTCGCCGCCGAGCGCGGCTACGTCGACGCCGTGATCAGCCCGCACGAGACGCGGGTCGAGATCACCCGGGTCCTCCGCCTGCTCCGGACCAAGCGGCAGACCCTGCCGCCCAAGAAGCACGGGAACATCCCGCTGTGA
- a CDS encoding 5-(carboxyamino)imidazole ribonucleotide synthase has protein sequence MTTPAAPGPRPFVVGIIGGGQLARMTYAASIGLGVEVRLLAEGPDVSAAGVVHDVTVGDYTDPATVKAFAARCDVVTFDHEHVPGGLLRELEDDGVVVRPGAAALLHAQDKAVMRERLTALGLPCPAYRVVADEDALVAFGDQQGWPVIAKTSRGGYDGKGVWKLGSAADAGLPFADLAPGVQVVAEEFVDFARELSALVVRSPSGQAVAYPVSESVQRDGVCVETVTPAPGLDPDQAVAAELLALTVAHELEVVGLLAVELMQRRDGSVVVNELAMRPHNTGHWTIDGAHTSQFENHLRAVLDLPLGDPATRAPWTVMANVLGGTVEDLPSALLHCFARDRRLRVQLYGKSVRPGRKVGHVTTYGDDPAETRKRARHAAAYLMGDPDA, from the coding sequence GTGACCACCCCTGCTGCTCCCGGCCCCCGCCCCTTCGTGGTGGGCATCATCGGCGGCGGCCAGCTGGCCCGGATGACGTACGCCGCCTCCATCGGGCTGGGCGTCGAGGTCCGGCTGCTGGCCGAGGGGCCCGACGTCTCGGCCGCCGGCGTCGTGCACGACGTCACCGTCGGCGACTACACCGACCCCGCCACCGTCAAGGCCTTCGCCGCCCGCTGCGACGTCGTCACCTTCGACCACGAGCACGTGCCCGGCGGGCTGCTGCGCGAGCTGGAGGACGACGGCGTCGTCGTCCGGCCCGGGGCGGCCGCCCTGCTGCACGCGCAGGACAAGGCGGTGATGCGCGAGCGGCTGACCGCGCTGGGGCTGCCGTGCCCCGCCTACCGCGTCGTGGCCGACGAGGACGCGCTGGTCGCCTTCGGCGACCAGCAGGGCTGGCCGGTGATCGCCAAGACCTCGCGCGGCGGCTACGACGGCAAGGGCGTCTGGAAGCTCGGCTCCGCCGCCGACGCGGGCCTGCCCTTCGCCGACCTCGCACCCGGCGTGCAGGTGGTGGCCGAGGAGTTCGTCGACTTCGCCCGCGAGCTCAGCGCCCTCGTCGTCCGCTCGCCCTCGGGCCAGGCGGTCGCCTACCCGGTCTCGGAGTCGGTGCAGCGCGACGGCGTCTGCGTCGAGACCGTGACGCCGGCGCCCGGGCTGGACCCCGACCAGGCCGTCGCCGCCGAGCTGCTGGCCCTCACCGTCGCCCACGAGCTGGAGGTGGTCGGGCTGCTCGCCGTGGAGCTGATGCAGCGCCGCGACGGCAGCGTCGTGGTCAACGAGCTGGCCATGCGCCCCCACAACACCGGGCACTGGACGATCGACGGCGCCCACACCTCCCAGTTCGAGAACCACCTGCGCGCCGTGCTCGACCTGCCGCTGGGCGACCCGGCCACCCGGGCGCCCTGGACGGTGATGGCCAACGTGCTGGGCGGCACCGTCGAGGACCTGCCCTCGGCCCTGCTGCACTGCTTCGCCCGCGACCGCCGGCTGCGCGTGCAGCTGTACGGCAAGTCCGTCCGGCCGGGGCGCAAGGTCGGCCACGTCACCACCTACGGCGACGACCCGGCCGAGACCCGCAAGCGCGCCCGGCACGCCGCCGCCTACCTGATGGGGGACCCCGATGCCTGA
- the purE gene encoding 5-(carboxyamino)imidazole ribonucleotide mutase, which translates to MPETETARNETAGAPRVGIVMGSDSDWPVMEAAAAACAEFGVVYEADVVSAHRMPDAMLAYGRTAHERGLQVIVAGAGGAAHLPGMLAAVTPLPVIGVPVPLRHLDGMDSLLSIVQMPAGVPVATVSIGGARNAGLLAVRVLAAADPALARAMLAFQEDLRAAAEAKGARVRGAVAGA; encoded by the coding sequence ATGCCTGAGACCGAGACCGCCCGGAACGAGACCGCCGGCGCGCCCCGCGTCGGGATCGTCATGGGCTCGGACTCCGACTGGCCCGTGATGGAGGCCGCCGCCGCGGCCTGCGCGGAGTTCGGCGTGGTCTACGAGGCCGACGTCGTCTCCGCGCACCGGATGCCCGACGCGATGCTCGCCTACGGCCGGACGGCGCACGAGCGCGGCCTGCAGGTGATCGTGGCCGGCGCGGGCGGGGCCGCGCACCTGCCGGGCATGCTCGCCGCGGTCACCCCGCTTCCGGTCATCGGCGTGCCCGTGCCGCTGCGCCACCTCGACGGCATGGACTCGCTGCTCTCGATCGTCCAGATGCCGGCCGGGGTGCCGGTGGCCACGGTCTCGATCGGCGGCGCCCGCAACGCCGGGCTGCTCGCCGTCCGCGTCCTCGCCGCCGCCGACCCGGCGCTGGCGCGCGCGATGCTCGCCTTCCAGGAGGACCTGCGGGCGGCCGCCGAGGCCAAGGGCGCCCGCGTCCGCGGTGCCGTCGCCGGGGCCTGA
- a CDS encoding Maf family protein, with product MTPPRLVLASASPARLATLRAAGVEPEVVVSGVDEEVVTAESVPALAGRLAVLKAEAVAATLPPPRGSRPLLVLGCDSVLELDGEPHGKPGTAEEATARWRSMRGRSGVLHTGHHLIARGEPDRTRGAVASTRVHFADVSDAEIAAYVATGEPLQVAGAFTVDGLGGAFVTAVEGDPHNVVGLSLPLLRELLLDLDVQWTDLWASGGTPR from the coding sequence ATGACGCCGCCCCGCCTGGTCCTGGCCTCGGCCTCCCCCGCCCGGCTGGCCACCCTCCGGGCCGCCGGCGTCGAGCCGGAGGTGGTGGTCTCCGGCGTCGACGAGGAGGTCGTCACCGCCGAGAGCGTCCCCGCCCTCGCGGGCCGGCTGGCGGTGCTCAAGGCCGAGGCGGTCGCGGCCACGCTGCCGCCGCCGAGGGGCAGCCGTCCGCTGCTCGTGCTGGGCTGCGACTCGGTCCTCGAGCTGGACGGCGAGCCCCACGGCAAGCCGGGCACCGCCGAGGAGGCCACCGCGCGCTGGCGGTCGATGCGCGGCCGCTCCGGCGTCCTGCACACCGGCCACCACCTCATCGCCCGCGGCGAGCCGGACCGCACCCGCGGGGCCGTCGCCTCCACCCGGGTGCACTTCGCTGACGTCAGCGACGCCGAGATCGCCGCCTACGTCGCCACCGGCGAGCCGCTCCAGGTGGCCGGCGCCTTCACCGTCGACGGCCTGGGCGGCGCCTTCGTCACCGCCGTCGAGGGCGACCCGCACAACGTCGTCGGCCTCAGCCTGCCCCTGCTGCGCGAGCTGCTCCTCGACCTCGACGTGCAGTGGACCGACCTCTGGGCGAGCGGCGGCACCCCGCGGTGA
- a CDS encoding phospholipase D-like domain-containing protein, producing the protein MRPRNRLIPALVGALALALVAPALALVSPAPSVPEAAAATDTYKVAPALVFNDPTGSLAKHRRIIDKVEDAIDHAPPGSRIRMAQYLFDLDSTADALVRAYARGVDVQLLIDDYPISPQTQRMRKTLGTNKKAKSYVARCVNSCMSSSTSVMHAKFFLFSQSGVSKTISMVSSANPYTGNSSVSWNNMHILVGDAKIYASLDRYFTDMLADRDQPNYYRTTTSGKNKLYFFPRLAVKGTADVPMLDVLNNVRCTGMSKSYGSEGRTVVRVEQWGWSAARLDIARRAWKLHDSGCKVSVIINKFNISPKVLQVLLKPSARYGQMTVYDAGIDQNKNGKRDKYMHHKVLMVNGRWFSQSKKVVYTGSANFTGTALLANNEIIMRVLDNATYDAYYKNFNYIRNNWTKRITKAPPVPVATAKKSVAAQVERSLETRLATAPDTVDPLQVPVDPAQDRARLAPTAPGAVEPGGGR; encoded by the coding sequence GTGCGACCCCGAAACCGTCTGATCCCGGCCCTCGTCGGCGCTCTCGCGCTGGCCCTGGTGGCCCCCGCGCTGGCGCTCGTGTCGCCCGCCCCGTCCGTGCCGGAGGCCGCCGCGGCCACCGACACCTACAAGGTGGCGCCCGCCCTGGTCTTCAACGACCCGACCGGCAGCCTGGCCAAGCACCGCCGGATCATCGACAAGGTCGAGGACGCGATCGACCACGCGCCGCCCGGCTCGCGGATCCGGATGGCGCAGTACCTCTTCGACCTCGACAGCACCGCCGACGCGCTGGTGCGGGCCTACGCCCGCGGGGTGGACGTCCAGCTGCTGATCGACGACTACCCCATCTCGCCCCAGACCCAGCGGATGCGCAAGACGCTCGGCACGAACAAGAAGGCGAAGAGCTACGTCGCCCGCTGCGTCAACAGCTGCATGTCCAGCAGCACCTCGGTGATGCACGCGAAGTTCTTCCTGTTCTCCCAGTCCGGGGTGTCGAAGACCATCTCGATGGTCAGCTCGGCGAACCCCTACACGGGCAACAGCAGCGTCAGCTGGAACAACATGCACATCCTCGTCGGCGACGCGAAGATCTACGCCTCGCTGGACCGCTACTTCACCGACATGCTGGCCGACCGCGACCAGCCGAACTACTACCGCACCACCACCAGCGGGAAGAACAAGCTCTACTTCTTCCCCCGGCTGGCGGTGAAGGGCACGGCCGACGTGCCGATGCTCGACGTGCTGAACAACGTCCGCTGCACCGGGATGTCGAAGTCCTACGGCAGCGAGGGGCGCACCGTCGTCCGGGTCGAGCAGTGGGGTTGGAGCGCGGCCCGGCTCGACATCGCCCGGCGCGCCTGGAAGCTGCACGACTCCGGCTGCAAGGTCTCGGTGATCATCAACAAGTTCAACATCAGCCCGAAGGTCCTGCAGGTGCTGCTGAAGCCGAGCGCGCGCTACGGGCAGATGACGGTCTACGACGCGGGCATCGACCAGAACAAGAACGGCAAGCGGGACAAGTACATGCACCACAAGGTGCTGATGGTCAACGGCCGCTGGTTCAGCCAGAGCAAGAAGGTCGTCTACACCGGTTCGGCGAACTTCACCGGCACGGCCCTGCTGGCCAACAACGAGATCATCATGCGGGTCCTCGACAACGCGACCTACGACGCCTACTACAAGAACTTCAACTACATCCGGAACAACTGGACCAAGCGGATCACCAAGGCGCCGCCGGTGCCGGTGGCCACGGCGAAGAAGTCGGTGGCGGCGCAGGTCGAGCGCTCGCTGGAGACCCGTCTGGCCACCGCGCCCGACACCGTCGACCCGCTGCAGGTGCCCGTCGACCCGGCGCAGGACCGGGCCCGGCTGGCGCCCACCGCGCCGGGCGCGGTCGAGCCCGGCGGGGGTCGCTGA
- a CDS encoding biotin--[acetyl-CoA-carboxylase] ligase, which produces MLSGDVLDAGVLRRELLRPGGLWSGVDVVERTGSTNADLAARARAGAPGGTVLVTDFQDAGRGRQGRTWVAPRGTSVAMSVLLRPADVDPARWTWLPLLAGIAVVEGLRRTADVPALLKWPNDVLVDGLKVCGILAERVETPDGPACVVGAGVNVWLAADELPVPTATSLALLAEQREPGSCPPSRNLVIATVLAAFELLYRRWEVLDDDAPFAASYLRRSDTLGRQVRVHLAGDVTVEGRAEALDADGRLVVRTAEGLRTFGAGDVVHLRS; this is translated from the coding sequence GTGCTGAGCGGGGACGTGCTCGACGCGGGGGTGCTGCGGCGCGAGCTGCTCCGCCCCGGCGGGCTGTGGAGCGGCGTCGACGTCGTCGAGCGGACCGGCTCCACCAACGCCGACCTCGCCGCCCGGGCGCGGGCTGGCGCCCCCGGCGGGACCGTGCTCGTCACCGACTTCCAGGACGCCGGCCGCGGCCGGCAGGGCCGGACCTGGGTGGCCCCGCGCGGCACCAGCGTCGCGATGTCGGTGCTGCTGCGGCCGGCCGACGTCGACCCGGCCCGCTGGACCTGGCTGCCGCTGCTGGCCGGGATCGCCGTCGTCGAGGGCCTGCGCCGGACCGCCGACGTCCCCGCCCTGCTCAAGTGGCCCAACGACGTCCTGGTCGACGGCCTCAAGGTCTGCGGCATCCTCGCCGAGCGGGTGGAGACCCCCGACGGGCCGGCGTGCGTCGTCGGGGCCGGGGTCAACGTCTGGCTGGCCGCCGACGAGCTGCCGGTGCCGACGGCCACCTCGCTGGCCCTGCTGGCGGAGCAGCGCGAGCCCGGCTCGTGCCCGCCGTCGCGGAACCTCGTCATCGCCACGGTGCTCGCGGCCTTCGAGCTGCTGTACCGGCGCTGGGAGGTCCTCGACGACGACGCGCCCTTCGCGGCGTCCTACCTGCGGCGCAGCGACACCCTCGGCCGGCAGGTCCGGGTGCACCTGGCCGGCGACGTCACCGTCGAGGGCCGGGCCGAGGCGCTGGACGCCGACGGCCGGCTGGTCGTCCGCACCGCCGAGGGCCTGCGGACCTTCGGGGCGGGGGACGTCGTCCACCTCCGGAGCTGA
- a CDS encoding GH39 family glycosyl hydrolase yields MDRPLGERRHPAVTAGPPAAGAHDPGTGSAGGHDPGTGSAGDSPFPSAAPSDPTAPHVTAAAVTVDAQDDRGPLRRIWESIGYDEINWTATPTGRRLLQTFGDLTGGPYLVRPHYVFCSGTGFGLPHWGSGNVYHEDADGRPSYDFTIVDEVYDAIVGAGHHVLVELAFTPRDLLPDRAAELVLQDSPTVYSSYEAGAWAYPPRDLGRWGDLVAAHAQHCLERYGAEEVDGWLWELWNEPDIFYWRGTPEEFHALYDVTAAAVRRVLPRARVGGPAVTGGGVDFLRGFLAHTSERGTPVDFVSFHTKGSAFTPWRVYGPTGGPAPEQQSPSATKMLFEIRRLLRVVAEFEEYRGLPAVVDECDAGVPAHQGVYDNANFGFQNTEYHPVFQVKLMKKVLDLDDTETVRVEQATAWAFYFEGERYFEGTRAFLTAGRVEKPLLNAYRMLALLGSRRLGARSSAAWPVTALDAVGGASMPEEVDVLASRDDHGTVAVLVWRHTDDQYRTAEHATPVQVAVTGLDAARYSLEHHRVDAEHSNAHSVWRDLGSPQDPTPEQLAALHARQGLEALAPPRDVTPQEGTVALVVDLPLPSVSLLVLRPR; encoded by the coding sequence GTGGACCGACCTCTGGGCGAGCGGCGGCACCCCGCGGTGACCGCGGGCCCGCCGGCCGCCGGCGCGCACGACCCCGGCACCGGCTCCGCCGGCGGGCACGACCCCGGCACCGGCTCCGCCGGTGACAGCCCGTTCCCCTCCGCCGCGCCCAGCGACCCCACCGCCCCGCACGTCACCGCGGCCGCCGTCACCGTGGACGCGCAGGACGACCGCGGCCCGCTGCGGCGGATCTGGGAGAGCATCGGCTACGACGAGATCAACTGGACCGCCACCCCGACGGGCCGCCGGCTGCTGCAGACGTTCGGGGACCTGACGGGCGGGCCCTACCTCGTCCGCCCGCACTACGTCTTCTGCTCGGGCACCGGGTTCGGCCTGCCGCACTGGGGCAGCGGCAACGTCTACCACGAGGACGCCGACGGCCGACCGTCCTACGACTTCACGATCGTCGACGAGGTCTACGACGCGATCGTCGGCGCCGGCCACCACGTCCTCGTCGAGCTGGCCTTCACCCCGCGCGACCTGCTGCCCGACCGGGCGGCCGAGCTGGTGCTGCAGGACAGCCCCACCGTCTACAGCAGCTACGAGGCCGGCGCCTGGGCCTACCCGCCCCGCGACCTCGGCCGCTGGGGAGACCTCGTCGCCGCGCACGCGCAGCACTGCCTCGAGCGCTACGGCGCCGAGGAGGTGGACGGCTGGCTCTGGGAGCTGTGGAACGAGCCGGACATCTTCTACTGGCGCGGCACGCCCGAGGAGTTCCACGCCCTCTACGACGTCACGGCTGCCGCCGTCCGCCGGGTGCTGCCGCGCGCCCGGGTCGGCGGACCGGCGGTCACCGGCGGCGGCGTCGACTTCCTCCGCGGCTTCCTCGCCCACACCTCAGAGCGCGGTACGCCGGTGGACTTCGTCTCGTTCCACACCAAGGGCTCGGCCTTCACGCCCTGGCGGGTCTACGGCCCCACCGGCGGACCCGCCCCCGAGCAGCAGAGCCCCTCGGCCACCAAGATGCTGTTCGAGATCCGCCGGCTGCTGCGGGTGGTCGCCGAGTTCGAGGAGTACCGCGGGCTGCCCGCCGTCGTCGACGAGTGCGACGCGGGGGTGCCGGCCCACCAGGGCGTCTACGACAACGCGAACTTCGGCTTCCAGAACACCGAGTACCACCCGGTGTTCCAGGTGAAGCTGATGAAGAAGGTCCTCGACCTCGACGACACCGAGACGGTGCGGGTCGAGCAGGCCACCGCCTGGGCCTTCTACTTCGAGGGCGAGCGCTACTTCGAGGGCACCCGGGCCTTCCTCACCGCCGGCCGGGTGGAGAAGCCGCTGCTCAACGCCTACCGGATGCTGGCGCTGCTGGGCTCCCGGCGGCTGGGCGCCCGCTCGTCGGCGGCGTGGCCGGTGACGGCGCTGGACGCCGTCGGCGGGGCCAGCATGCCGGAGGAGGTCGACGTGCTGGCCAGCCGCGACGACCACGGCACCGTCGCGGTCCTGGTCTGGCGGCACACCGACGACCAGTACCGGACCGCGGAGCACGCGACGCCCGTCCAGGTCGCCGTCACCGGCCTCGACGCCGCCCGGTACAGCCTCGAGCACCACCGGGTCGACGCGGAGCACAGCAACGCGCACAGCGTCTGGCGCGACCTCGGCTCGCCGCAGGACCCGACCCCGGAGCAGCTGGCCGCCCTGCACGCGCGGCAGGGCCTCGAGGCCCTGGCCCCGCCGCGGGACGTCACGCCCCAGGAGGGCACGGTCGCGCTGGTCGTGGACCTGCCGCTGCCGTCGGTCTCGTTGCTGGTCCTGCGGCCGCGCTGA
- a CDS encoding GtrA family protein: MADDLPLPQPVELPLGERTSPLGLRTQLVRFVLTGGLSAVVDFGLLVTLMALGLGHTGAKALSFVAGTTTAYLINRRWTFRAEPSRRRFAAVVVLYAVTFALQVGLFSVLFDALTDAGLGRLAVQVVAFVVAQGVATTVNFVVQRGLIFRLR; this comes from the coding sequence GTGGCCGACGACCTCCCGCTGCCGCAGCCCGTCGAGCTGCCGCTGGGCGAGCGGACGAGCCCGCTGGGGCTGCGCACCCAGCTGGTGCGCTTCGTGCTCACCGGGGGCCTGTCGGCGGTCGTCGACTTCGGGCTCCTCGTCACCCTGATGGCCCTCGGGCTCGGGCACACCGGCGCCAAGGCGCTCTCCTTCGTCGCCGGCACCACCACCGCGTACCTCATCAACCGCCGCTGGACCTTCCGGGCGGAGCCGTCGAGGCGCCGGTTCGCGGCCGTCGTCGTCCTCTACGCCGTCACCTTCGCCCTCCAGGTCGGCCTGTTCAGCGTCCTGTTCGACGCGCTCACCGACGCCGGACTCGGCCGGCTCGCCGTCCAGGTGGTGGCCTTCGTCGTCGCCCAGGGCGTCGCGACGACGGTCAACTTCGTCGTCCAGCGCGGGCTGATCTTCCGGCTGCGCTGA
- a CDS encoding aldo/keto reductase, protein MDYVNLGTTGLQVSRICLGCMSFGEPERGNHRWTLPEDESRPLLRQAVEAGITFFDTANGYSAGSSEEIVGRALAELLPREQLVLATKVFGQMADGPNGGGLSRKAILWQVDESLRRLGTDYIDLYQIHRWDPRTPILETLETLHELVRSGKVRYLGASSMWAWQFSKAQYLARIHGLTPFVSMQDHYNLLNREEEREMLPLCADLGVGVIPWSPLARGKLTRPWDESTARSETDEFGKKLYREEDRGIAETVAAIAEERGVPRAQVALAWVLANPVVTAPIIGATKAGHIDDAVAAADLVLTDEEKARLEEGYQPHAVAGF, encoded by the coding sequence ATGGACTACGTGAACCTCGGAACGACGGGCCTGCAGGTCTCGAGGATCTGCCTGGGCTGCATGAGCTTCGGCGAGCCGGAGCGCGGGAACCACCGCTGGACGCTGCCGGAGGACGAGAGCCGGCCCCTGCTGCGCCAGGCCGTCGAGGCCGGCATCACCTTCTTCGACACCGCGAACGGCTACTCGGCGGGCAGCAGCGAGGAGATCGTCGGCCGCGCCCTCGCCGAGCTGCTGCCGCGCGAGCAGCTGGTCCTGGCCACGAAGGTCTTCGGCCAGATGGCTGATGGCCCCAACGGCGGCGGGCTGTCGCGCAAGGCGATCCTGTGGCAGGTGGACGAGAGCCTGCGCCGGCTCGGCACCGACTACATCGACCTCTACCAGATCCACCGCTGGGACCCGCGGACGCCGATCCTGGAGACCCTCGAGACGCTGCACGAGCTCGTCCGCTCGGGCAAGGTCCGCTACCTCGGCGCGTCGTCGATGTGGGCGTGGCAGTTCTCGAAGGCGCAGTACCTCGCCCGGATCCACGGCCTGACGCCGTTCGTCTCGATGCAGGACCACTACAACCTCCTCAACCGCGAGGAGGAGCGCGAGATGCTGCCGCTCTGCGCCGACCTCGGCGTCGGGGTGATCCCGTGGAGCCCGCTCGCCCGGGGCAAGCTGACCCGCCCGTGGGACGAGAGCACCGCGCGCAGCGAGACCGACGAGTTCGGCAAGAAGCTCTACCGCGAGGAGGACCGCGGCATCGCCGAGACCGTCGCCGCGATCGCCGAGGAGCGCGGCGTGCCGCGCGCGCAGGTCGCCCTCGCCTGGGTGCTGGCCAACCCGGTCGTCACCGCGCCCATCATCGGCGCCACGAAGGCGGGCCACATCGACGACGCGGTGGCCGCCGCCGACCTGGTCCTCACCGACGAGGAGAAGGCCCGCCTGGAGGAGGGCTACCAGCCCCACGCGGTCGCGGGCTTCTAG
- a CDS encoding acyl-CoA carboxylase epsilon subunit — translation MSAEQDAPPAISVVAGAPSAEELAAVVVVLTAAAAASAPPAPPPAPSAWAVAARQGRPALTPGPGAWVASARPR, via the coding sequence GTGAGCGCCGAGCAGGACGCTCCCCCGGCGATCAGCGTCGTCGCGGGAGCGCCGAGCGCCGAGGAGCTCGCGGCGGTGGTCGTGGTCCTGACGGCGGCCGCGGCGGCCTCCGCGCCGCCCGCCCCGCCCCCGGCGCCCTCGGCCTGGGCCGTCGCCGCCCGGCAGGGCCGCCCGGCCCTCACCCCCGGCCCCGGCGCCTGGGTGGCCTCGGCCCGACCCCGCTGA